One Triticum dicoccoides isolate Atlit2015 ecotype Zavitan chromosome 5B, WEW_v2.0, whole genome shotgun sequence genomic window carries:
- the LOC119308806 gene encoding uncharacterized protein LOC119308806, with protein MGEVMEMTEVLQSVSDLPVQDPPGEEFSAADLRWVKYASSEHHCDDVALIPYDRMEAFISGECNNPEYPTRFHIERGRKRERGTLKEVRSDDYLLYRMYWCSFGPENYGEGGTILPSRRYRLNTRNRAARPQSMRGCTCHFAIKRLYARPSLALIIYHERRHVNKSGFVCHGPLDRDAIGPGARKVPYVGSEIQQQTMSLIYLGVPEENILQTHIEGIQRYCGSDAKVDNLASQYVHKLGMIIKRSTHELDLDDQASIRMWVDRNKKSVFFHQDSTETDAFVLGIQTEWQLQQMIRFGHQNILASHSSFGVSKLKYPLHTILVFDSRQQALPVAWIITRSVTKHDTSRWMKALTSRIHSVDSNWRIGGFIIDDPTSELDPIRNVFSCPILFSLWHIRRTWLKNIIKKCSNTEVQREIFTQLGKMMYSIWSEKNPMDILEQLFQDFVDQTTFIQYFKSFWVPKLEMWIDTIRNLPLASQESCGAIEGYHLKLKLKAYDDSQLDALQRVDWLVHKLTTELHSGYWLNLYADESGSFPEVKAEYIASTSWQRALHIPDEAVLFDDKEPLSAKVASQKDASQMQTVWNAGSEFSLCSCSWSMQGNLCKHIIKVNMMYAPRKDFQPSLSFQSFQRVLLDLWQKPLDDSFSLDLSVAWVMQMQERIQKVAELAASDGIAQVAGKLPIQWANKRGRRTAIRRTSPMCFLPHSNGSVQRDLTPKRNRKRRRLSNFSG; from the exons atgggggaggtgatggagatgacaGAGGTGCTGCAGTCGGTGAGCGACCTCCCCGTACAGGACCCTCCCGGGGAGGAGTTCTCGGCCGCCGACCTCAGGTGGGTCAAGTACGCGAGCTCCGAGCACCACTGCGACGACGTTGCGCTCATCCCCTACGACCGGATGGAGGCCTTCATCAGCGGCGAGTGCAACAACCCCGAGTACCCCACCAGGTTCCACATCGAGCGCGGCCGCAAGCGCGAAAGGGGCACCCTCAAGGAGGTCAGGAGCGACGACTATCTCCTCTACAGAAT GTATTGGTGTTCGTTTGGCCCTGAAAATTATGGGGAGGGAGGGACGATCTTGCCTAGCAGAAGGTACAGGCTTAACACAAGAAATCGTGCAGCTCGCCCGCAGTCGATGCGAGGTTGCACCTGCCATTTCGCAATCAAGCGGTTATACGCTCGCCCTTCGCTGGCTCTCATTATCTACCATGAGAGGCGCCATGTCAACAAGTCTGGTTTTGTATGCCATGGACCCCTGGACCGGGACGCTATTGGTCCTGGTGCCAGGAAAGTGCCGTATGTTGGGAGCGAGATTCAGCAGCAGACCATGTCGTTGATCTATCTCGGCGTCCCCGAGGAGAACATTCTGCAGACACATATAGAAGGGATACAACGCTACTGTGGCTCAGATGCAAAGGTCGATAACCTTGCCTCGCAGTATGTCCACAAGCTTGGGATGATCATCAAGAGGTCTACGCATGAGCTGGATCTAGATGACCAAGCTAGCATCAGGATGTGGGTCGATAGGAACAAGAAGTCTGTGTTTTTCCACCAGGACTCAACCGAGACAGATGCCTTTGTACTAGGGATCCAGACAGAATGGCAACTGCAGCAGATGATCCGCTTTGGtcaccagaacattttggcctctcATTCCTCATTTGGTGTAAGCAAGCTGAAG TACCCCTTGCACACAATTCTTGTATTTGATTCAAGACAACAGGCTCTGCCTGTTGCATGGATTATAACCCGATCTGTTACCAAGCATGACACTTCGAGATGGATGAAAGCACTTACTAGTAGAATACATTCTGTTGATTCCAACTGGAGGATTGGTGGATTTATAATTGATGATCCAACCTCAGAGCTGGACCCAATCAG GAATGTATTTTCCTGCCCGATTTTATTTTCTTTATGGCACATAAGGAGAACATGGCTTAAAAATATAATCAAGAAATGCAGCAATACTGAGGTGCAACGGGAAATATTTACACAACTAGGAAAAATGATGTACAGTATCTGGAGTGAGAAAAATCCCATGGATATCCTGGAACAATTGTTTCAGGACTTTGTTGACCAAACCACCTTCATCCAGTATTTCAAGTCATTTTGGGTTCCCAAATTGG AGATGTGGATTGATACCATCAGAAATTTACCCCTGGCAAGTCAGGAATCCTGTGGTGCTATTGAGGGTTACCATCTAAAGCTCAAGCTTAAAGCATATGATGATTCACAGCTTGATGCTCTTCAACGTGTGGATTGGTTGGTGCACAAGCTGACAACAGAGCTGCATTCTGGCTACTGGCTCAACCTATATGCAGATGAGAGCGGTTCATTTCCCGAGGTGAAAGCAGAGTACATTGCATCCACTTCATGGCAAAGGGCTCTGCACATACCTGATGAGGCTGTTCTATTTGATGACAAAGAACCTCTTTCAGCCAAGGTGGCAAGCCAGAAGGATGCTAGTCAAATGCAGACTGTATGGAATGCTGGGTCTGAATTCTCTCTGTGCAGTTGTTCGTGGTCAATGCAGGGTAACCTATGTAAGCACATCATAAAGGTTAACATGATGTATGCACCACGCAAGGATTTCCAGCCCTCGCTATCATTTCAATCGTTTCAGCGCGTCCTACTTGATCTGTGGCAAAAACCACTGGATGATTCATTCTCACTCGATCTGTCGGTAGCATGGGTTATGCAAATGCAGGAGAGGATCCAAAAAGTGGCTGAGCTTGCTGCGTCTGATGGTATCGCCCAAGTTGCAGGCAAATTGCCAATTCAATGGGCAAACAAGAGAGGGAGAAGAACAGCTATTAGGCGCACAAGCCCCATGTGTTTTCTTCCTCATTCCAACGGCAGTGTGCAAAGAGATTTGACTCCGAAGAGGAACAGAAAGAGGAGAAGGTTGTCCAACTTTTCAGGCTAA